TGAGTGGGGATCGTTGGGGTGAGCGGGGATCGTTAGGGTGAGTGGGGATCGTTGGGGTGAGCGGGGATCGTTGGGGTGAGTGGGGATCGTTGGGGGGAGTGGGGATCATTGGGGTGAGCGGGGATCTTTGGGGTGAGCGGGGATCGTTGGGGTGAGTGGGGATCGTTGGGGGGAGCGGGGATCTTTGGGGTGAGCGGGGATCATTAGGGTGAGTGGGGATCGTTGGGGGGAGCGGGGATCGTTGGGGGGAGTGGGGATCGTTGGGGTGAGCAGGGATCGTTGGGGTGAGCGGGGATCGTTGGGGTGAGTGGGGATCGTTGGGGTGAGTGGGGATCGTTGGGGTGGTTGGGGATCATTAGGGTGAGCGGGGATCGTTGGGGTGAGCGGGGATCGTTGGGATGAGCGGGGATCGTTGGGGTGGTTGGGGATCATTAGGGTGAGCGGGGATCGTTGGGGTGAGTGGGGATCATTGGGGTGAGCGGGGATCTTTGGGGTGAGTGGGGATCATTAGGGTGAGCGGGGATCTTTGGGGTGGTTGGGGATCGTTAGGGTGAGCGGGGATCGTTGGGGTGAGCGGGGATCATTAGGGTGAGCGGGGATCGTTGGGGTGAGTGGGGATCATTGGGGTGAGCGGGGATCTTTGGGGTGAGTGGGGATCATTAGGGTGAGCGGGGATCTTTGGGGTGGTTGGGGATCGTTAGGGTGAGCGGGGATCGTTGGGGTGAGCGGGGATCATTAGGGTGAGCGGGGATCGTTGGGGTGGTTGGGGATCGTTGGGGTGAGCGGGGATCGTTGGGGTGAGCGGGGATCGTTGGGGGGAGTGGGGATCATTAGGGTGAGCGGGGATCGTTGGGGTGAGCGGGGATCATTAGGGTGAGCGGGGATCGTTGGGGTGAGCGGGGATCGTTGGGGTGAGCGGGGATCGTTGGGGGGAGTGGGGATCATTAGGGTGAGCGGGGATCGTTGGGGTGAGCGGGGATCGTTGGGGTGAGCGGGGATCGTTGGGGTGAGCGGGGATCTTTGGGGTGGTTGGGGATCATTAGGGTGAGCGGGGATCATTAGGGTGAGCGGGGATCGTTGGGGTGAGTGGGGATCGTTGGGGTGAGCAGGGATCGTTGGGGTGAGTGGGGATCGTTAGGGTGAGTGGGGATCGTTGGGGTGAGTGGGGATCGTTGGGGTGGTTGGGGATCATTAGGGTGAGTGGGGATCGTTGGGGTGAGCGGGGATCGTTGGGGTGAGCGGGGATCGTTGGGGTGAGCGGGGATCATTAGGGTGAGTGGGGATCGTTGGGGTGAGCGGGGATCATTAGGGTGAGCGGGGATCATTAGGGTGAGCGGGGATCGTTGGGGTGAGCGGAGAGACAAAAGGATGGGGGGACAAGAAGGAACTTGGGGTCCtgtgatggggacaccaggagaaCTTGGGGTCCtgtgatggggacaccaggagaaCTTGGGGTCCTGTGATGGGGATGAGGGGACACCAGGGCTCTTGGGATTCtgtgatggggacaccaggagaaCTTGGGGCTCTGTGATGGGGACACAAGTGGGAACGTGGGGTTCtgtgatggggacaccagggctcTTGGGGTTCTGTGCTGGGGACgaggggacactggagggacCTTGGGGTTCTCCATGGCtcaactggggacaaagggaccccAGGGGAACTTGGGGTTCTccaatggggacaagggggaccccaggggaACTCGGGGCTCTCCATGGCTccaatggggacaaggggaccccAGGGGAATTTGGGGTTCTCCATGGCTccaatggggacaaagggaccccAGGGGAACTTGGGGTTCtgtgatggggacaaggggaccccAGGGGAACTCGGGGTTCtgtgatggggacaaggggacactggaggggaGTTGGGGTTCTCCATGGCTCCAGTGGGGACAAGGGGACTCCAGGGGAATTTGGGGCTCTCCATGGCTccaatggggacaaggggaccccAGGGGAACTTGGGGTTCTccaatggggacaaggggaccccAGGGGAACTTGGGGCTCCccaatggggacaaggggaccccGCTGGGCCCATGAGAAGGGGCGGCCGATGCTTTGGGGTGCCCCGTCCCCATTGCCTCCCGGTCCCCCCACCAACGGCCCCATTGCCACGGGGGGGACgtcaccgtgtcccccccatcctgTGCCTGCTTTCCTCGTTAATGGTTTCCCGTGAGGTAACCCTTCCGCCCTCTAATTACCGAGCAATTaacggcccccccgccccgtgccCAGAGCCCGGGGGGGCggtttggggctggggggcggATGAGCCCCCCCATGGCCGAGCCCATTACCCCGAGTCCAGGGGGAtgcggggggggggtggttttATTCTCTTATTCCCCGGTCCcttctcccccccccgccccgtcccgtcccccccCCCAGCGGCCTTATCGCATCCGGCCCTTTGTGCCGAGCATCCGCTGCCACACGGggcaggggacacgggacaggggacatgggatgtgGACACAGGACGGGGCCAGAACCACTGTCGgggaggcactgggatggggacaggaatgggatggggacaggaatgggactgggatgaggatggggatgggaatgggactgggatgaggatggggacaggaatgggatggggacaggaatgggactgggatgaggatggagatgggaatgggatggggacGGGAATGGGactgggatgaggatggggacgggaatgggatggggacagggaccagcaccctcctgggaccccccacagTCTCCTCTCTCCCCCTCTGAGCTgcaaaggggacccaggcatccgggaggggacccaggcgtccgggaggggactcaggtgtctgggaggggacccagttgtccaggaggggacccagttgttcaggagaggacccaggcgtccgggaggggactcaggtgttcaggaagggacccaggcgtccgggaggggacccaggagtccagaagtggacccaggcgtccgggagaggacccaggcgtccgggaggggacccaggcatccgggaggggacccaggcatctgggaaggGATCCAGGAATCCGGGAGGGGACCcgggcgtccgggaggggacccaggcgtccgggaggggactcgggcgtccgggagaggacccaggtgtctgggaggggactcaggtgttcaggaagggacccaggcgtccgggaggggacccaggcgtccgggaggggacccaggcatccgggaggggacccaggcatctgggaaggGATCCAGGAATCCGGGAGGGGACTCGGGcgcccaggaggggacccaggcgtccgggaggggacccaggcgtccgggaggggacccatgcgcgcggccccgctgtccccaggtgcacgcGCACATCATGGGCCGGCTGCGCAAGGAGATGCCGTCGGTGTTCGGGAAGGAGCACAAGAAGAAGCAGCTGATCCAGAAGCTGCCGCTGCTGTTCGCTCGGATCCAGCTGGAGCAGCACATCCCGCCCGGGGACTTCCCCGACTGCAAGCGCATGCAGGTGCGGCTGAGCCCGGGATGGGGGTGCTGAGCCCGGGATGGGGGTGCTGAGCCCGGGATGGGGGACTGAGCCCGGGATGGGGGCTGAGCCCGGGATGGGGGGGGCTGAGCCCGGGATGGGGGCTGAGCCCGGGATGGGGGTGCTGAGCCCGGGATGGGGGTGCTGAGCCCGGGATGGGGGACTGAGCCCGGGATGGGGGTGCTGAGCCCTGGATGGGGGTGCTGAGCCCTGGATGGGGACTGAGCCCGGGATGGGGGACTGAGCCCGGGATGGGGGCTGAGCCCGGGATGGGGGGCTGAGCCCGGGATGGGGACTGAGCCCGGGATGGGGGACTGAGCCCGGGATGGGGGTGCTGAGCCCTGGATGGGGGACTGAGCCCGGGATGGGGGTGCTGAGCCCGGGATGGGGGACTGAGCCACGGGATGGGGGGGCTGAGCCCGGGATGGGGGTGCTGAGCCATGGATGGGGGTGCTGAGCCCTGGATGGGGTGCTGAGCCCGGGATGGGGGTGCTGAGCCCGGGATGGGGGTGCTGAGCCCTGGATGGGGGACTGAGCCCGGGATGGGGGTGCTGAGCCCTGGATGGGGGTGCTGAGCCCTGGATGGGGGGCTGAACCCGAGATGGGGGTGCTGAGCCCGGGATGGGGGTGCTGAGCCCTGGATGGGGGTGCTGAGCCCGGGATGGGGGAGCTGAGCCCTGGATGGGGGTGCTGAGCCCGGGATGCAGGGGCTGAGCCACGGGATGGGCGTCTGGGGAGGTCTGGGGGTGCTGAACTCcgggatggggggctgggggtgctgagccccataTGGAGGGGGCTGGGGTTGCTGAGCCCCGGACTGGgaggtctgggggtgcagagccccgggatgggggtctgggggtgctgagcCCTATGTCACGATCCCGCCCCATGTCACGATCCCCGCCCGATGTCACGACCCCCCCATATCGCGATCGTCCCCATATCGCGATCCTCCCCCCGTGGCcccgcaggagctgctgctggcgcaGGACCTGTCGCGCCTGCCCCATGTCACGACCCCTCCCATATCGCGATCGTCCCCATATCGCGATCCACCCCCCGTGGCtccgcaggagctgctgctggcgcaGGACCTGTCGCGCCTGCCCCATATCGCGATCCTCCCCATATCCCTCTCCTGCCCCATATCGCGATCCTCCCCATATCACGATCGTCCCCATATCGCGATCCTCCCCCCGTGGCcccgcaggagctgctgctggcgcaGGACCTGTCGCGCCTGCCCCATGTCACGATCCCCGCCCCATGTCACGACCCCCCCATATCGCGATCGTCCCCATATCGCGATCCTCCCCCCGTGGCcccgcaggagctgctgctggcgcaGGACCTGTCGCGCCTGCCCCATGTCACGATCCCCGCCCCATGTCACGATCCCCGCCCCATATCGCACCCTGCCCCATGTCACGACCCCCCCCATATCGCGATCCTGCCCATATCGCGATCCTCCCCCCGTGGCcccgcaggagctgctgctggcgcaGGACCTGTCGCGCCTGCCCCATATCGCGATCCTCCCCATATCCCTCTCCTGCCCCATATCGCGATCCTCCCCATATCGCGATCCTGCCCATATCGCGATCCTCCCCCCGTGGCcccgcaggagctgctgctggcgcaGGACCTGTCGCGCCTGCCCGCGCTGAAGCCGCGGCTGCTGGAGGCGCTGGACGAGCTGCTCACGGCCGACATCGCGGCGCTGATGCCGCTGCTGCGCCAGGAGGAGCGCGGCGCGCCCGACGCGGGGGTGCAGGGCGGCGCGTTCGACGGCGCCCGCCAGGGCCCGTTCGGGGCggacgaggaggacgaggaggaggcggcggggaacgaggaggaggaggacgagtgGGTGGTGACGAAGGACAAGGCGAAATACGACGAGATCTTCTACGGGCTGTCGCCGCTCGGGGGGAAGCTgagcgggcggcgggcgcgggggtgGATGGTGAGCAGCAACCTGCCCAGCTCGGTGCTGGGCCGCATCTGGCAGCTCAGCGATGTGGACCGGGACGGGATGCTGGACGCCGAGGAGTTCGCCTTGGCCGGGCACCTCATCGGGGCCAAGCTGGAGGGGAGGGGGTTGCCCACGGACCTGCCCCCCCGCCTGGTGCCGCCGTCCAAGCGTCGGCCCAAGGGGTCGGCGGAGTGAGGATCCTGGCCATGGGGAACCCCCCCCCCAAGGGACCACACGGGAACCCACAGCGAGCAGGGGACCCCCAGATAGAGACACACCCCCCCCATCGAGCAGggacacccccgggacccccccattgaGCAGGGAACCCCCAGATAGAGACACGCCCCCCCCATCGAGCAGggacacccccgggaccccccctatCGAGCAGGGGACCCCCAGATAGAGACACACCCCCCCCATCGAGCAGagacacccccgggacccccccatcgAGCAGagacacccccgggacccccccattgaGCAGGGAACCCCCAAGCAGAAACAACGCCCCCGGACCCCCCCATCGAGCAGAgacaccccggggacccccccatcgAGCAGGGGACCCCCAGATagagacacccccccccccatcgaGCAGAGATACCCCGAGGACCCCCCCCATCGAGCAGGGAACCCCCCAAGCAGAACCAacgcccccggccccccccatggagcagagacaccccggggaccccccctatCGAGCAGGGAACCCCCAGATAGAGAcacccccccccgggacccccccgtcGAGCAGGGAACCCCCAGAAAGagaccacacacacaccccccccccccgccccccgatcCGGGACCGCCTCACCATTCAgagacccccccggggaccccccaaGCAGACATTCCCTCCCCACCCCGCACAACGGGGTTCCCCCACCCCAATAAAGGACGATGCGGCTGATGGAGACACCGTGGTTGTGGCGTTTGGGAACGGGGGGGTTGtgaaagggggtggggggggggaggtgaGTGTGCAAGGAAGGGTGTGCAAGACCCCCTCCCCGCCGCTGGGCAGCGCCCTTCCCAAGATGGCGGCCCCGCCTTTCCCTAGAGAGCGGCTCTGCCCTtcccaagatggcggctccgCCCTTCCCAAAATGGCGGCTCTGCCCTTCCCAAAATGGCGGCTTCGCCTTTCCCTAGATAGCGACTCCACCTTTCCCAGCCCTCCCCAAGATGGCTCCCGGAAGCGGTGGCGCCGCACTTCCGGCCTGCCCCACAGCGTGGCCTTCCTTCTCACGATGGCGGCGGCCGCGGCGTCCTCGTCGTTCCTGGGCCTGGGCCCGGGCTCCCGGGATCCCGCCAccgcccgccgccgctcccgcggGCCCCGCAACCGCAAGAAGGGCTGGAAGCGCTGGGCCGGCCCCGAGGCACGGTTGGGCCGCGAAATAGGCGATTTCCTAGAGGACGTGGCGCTGCAGCAGCGGGCGACGGGGTGAGGGGGCCCGGCGGGGGACCCCATTGGTTTGGGGGACGGGGGGGGTTAAACCTCGGGGTCCCCCCGGAGGGTGACACCGCGGGGCTCGTCCGCAGGGGGCTGATCGCGGAGCAGCCGGAcgaggggctgttcttcctggacaCGGGCGACGCCGAGAAGGGTGAGCGGGTCgatttgggggggacacacacaggagGGACCCCCGTGGGGCACCAGGCCCCCCCCTTTCCCTCAGCGTTTGGGGGTGACGGGTGTGTCCCCCCCCGCAGACCGGCGGCTGAACAAGGGGAGGGAGAAGCCGCTGCACGTCGACCTGGTGCTGCAACCCGATTCCAAGGTGCCGGCCCCCAAAAAGTGAgtatgggggggacacatggggaaggGGGGTGACACGCCGGGGGGGGCTGACCCCCCCGCAGCATTCTGGCCCACCAGGTCCCCAACGGGCGCaaggagcggcggcggcgcgagTTTTGGGAGAAAAAGGCCGAAAAGGGGGTTCTGCCCCGCGCCGAGCGGCGCCTGCGAGCGCGGCTGCAACGGGGGGGGCCCCCGCCGCACAAAACACCCGAGAAGGGCCGCTCGGACCCCGAAAGAGGCTTCTACGACATCTGGGCCGCTGATAGTAAGTTGGGGGGGGTCGggtggaggtttgggggggtcagagttGTCCCCCCGCGGTGACGCCGGTGTCCCTGCAGACCCCCTGGAGCAGGCGCTGGTGGGGCAGGACGGCTGGTTCCTGCAGCAAACCAAGAAGCAGAGGGTGAAggtgaggatttggggggggggcggcACTGTGTGACCCCCCCGTGGCCCTgcgtgacccccatgtcccgtgtGACCCCCCCCACAGCGTCCCGCCAGGCTGGGGACGAAGCCGTCGCAGGTCCCCGCCGTGGAGGTCATCGCTGCCGGCGGCTCCTACAACCCCACCTTTGAGGACCACCAGGTTTCTTTTGGGGGGGGTGTGAGTGTGGGGTGACCCCCCTCGCAACCCCGTGCCCAATTTGGGGGTGACGGGGTGCGTGCGTCCCCCCCGCAAGGCGCTGCTGCTGCGGGCGCACGAGGTGGAGGTGAGGAGGAAGAAGGCGGAGGACAAGGTGGAGCGGCAGCTGCGGATCCCGGCCGGCACTCAGCTCCCCACCGCGGTGAGACCCCCCCCGAAACCCACGGCGCTGCTCCGGGGGGGCCCCAAACCGGGGTGTATGGCGGGGAGGTGGCACAGGAGGGGGTCCTTTCCCCAATTGGGGCGCTGACCCCCTCtcctcgcccccccccccccccccccccaggagaCGGTTTTCCAGGAGCAGTGCGAGGGGCTGCTGGAGGAGTCAGGGGACGAGGGGGACACGGACGGGGACGCGGTGGCACCGGCGGAGCCGCAGGACGGCCCGGTAGCGGCGCCGCGGCGGGAGAAGAAGAcggagcagcagcggcggcgggagAAGGAAGCGCGAGCGCTGGTGAGGGGGGGATGCCGGTGCCGGGCCGTGACGCGGTGTGCCGGTGCCGTGCCGGTGCTGTGCCAGCCACGACGTGGTGTGCCAGTGCCATGCTGGGCCCTGACGCAGCGTGCCGGTGCCATGCCAGCCCTGACACGTTGTGCCGGTGCCGTGCCAGTGCTGTGCCAGCCCTGACGTGGTGTGCTGGTGCCGTGCCGGTGCTGTGCCGGCCCTGACATGGTGTGCCAATGGCATGCCGGCCATGACGCGGCGTGCTGGTGCCGTGCCGGTGCCGTGCCGGCCCTGACGAGGCGTGCAGGTGCCGGGCCCTGACGCGGTGTGCTGGTGCCATGCCAGTGCTGTCATGGTGTGCCAGTGCTGTGTTGGCCCTGACACGGTGTGCCGGTGCTCTGCCGGTGCTATGCCAGCCCTGACACAGCGTGCCAGTGCTGTGCCAGGCCCTAACATGGTGTGCCGGTGCCGTGCCGGTGCCGTGCCGGTGCCGTGCTAGTCCTGACACGGTGTGCCGGTGCCGTGCCAGTGCCGTGCCAGTGCCGTGCCAGGCCCTAACATGGTGTGCCAGTGCCATGCCGGTGCCATGCCAGCCCTGACACGGTGTGCCGGTGCCATGCCAGTGCCTTGCCAGCTCTGACACGGTGTGCCAGTGGCACTCCGGTGCCCTACCAGCCCTGACGCCACATGCTGGTGCCGTGCCGGTGCCGTGCCGGGCCCTGACGCGGTGTGCCGGTGCCGTGCCGGGCCCTGACGCGGCGTTTCCCCCGCAGGCGGCCCAGCAGCGCCGGGAGAAGGCGGCGCGGTGCCGGCGGCAGCAGCTGTTCCGCCTGCGCTCGCTGCGGCAGCAGCTGCGGCGCTGGGACGAGGAGCTGCTGCGGCGCCGGCAGTTGCGCTTGGCCAAGCGCCGGGCCAAGGACGTGCTGCCCCGGCGCCTGGGACCCCTCAAGTgagttttgggggtttggggggggctgcagggacccccctccccaacccccctTGACACCCTGAACCCCCCAGGTACGAGGAGCCcagcctggaggtgcagctgaGCGACGAGCTGGCTGAGTCCTTGCGCACCCTCAAGGTGGGACACTGTTTGGGGGGGGTCCTCACGCTTTTGGGGGGGGTCCTCATGCTTTGGGGGCGGGGTCCCCGCCCTTTTGGGGGGGTCCTCGCCCTGGGTGGGGGGGCTGGCACCCCATGATGAGACCCATCCTTGCGCTAGGAGGATTCACAGCCCCCCCGGGCTGCGAATGTGAaggtttttggggtcccggggccTCGCCGTGTAGGCGGGGGTCTGGGTTCTGAGGGTGCTTTGGGGGGCGCTGGGTGAAACCGCCCCCCAGAtttggtgggggggtgggggagtgcACCCCCCACCCCCTCAACGTCCTCTCTTTGGTGTCCCCAACTTTTCAGCCCGAGGGCAGCGTCCTGCGCGACCGCTTCAAGAGTCTGCAGAAGAGGAGCCTGATTGAGCCGCGGGAGAGGGCCAAGtgagggggggttttgggggtctgggggggcttaGGGGTCTGGggagggggcagtttgggggggctGGATTTTTGACCCCCTCCCTCCCATCTCTCGCCAGGTTCAAGAGGAGATATCGCCAGAAATACGTGGAGAAAAGAGCCTTCCGGGAAGTGACGTGAGTGGGGGGCACTGTGGGGCTGGGCCCCCACCCAGGGTGCCCCCCCTGACCGACCGCTCTCCCTTGCAGGTTGTAACTGCGGAtcctgcccccccccacccagtGCCACAGCCCAATAAAACCATTTGTACCAACACCACCTCCTTCAGTTCTgtactgggggggctggggcggGGATGCTGTCGTGCGTCCCCCCCCGGGGGGGCCATGACAGATGGCCCCAGGCTCAGCCCCTTTCCCTTCTTTAGAGCTATTACAGAGCGGATTAGAGGCTGCAAATCCAGGGGGGGCCCCCCCGCTGCAGTCGGCGGGGGGGCGGTTGCCCAGgaacacccccaaacccaccatgtaGAGCTCAGCACTCAACCCTTCAACCCGTTTATTTACATCTCGGGGGGGCTCTGCCCCCCCAGAACCCCTCTGACAAATAAATAACCCCCACACGCGCTGTGCTCCCCCCCGGC
The Patagioenas fasciata isolate bPatFas1 chromosome 33, bPatFas1.hap1, whole genome shotgun sequence DNA segment above includes these coding regions:
- the NOP53 gene encoding ribosome biogenesis protein NOP53, which produces MAALPFPKWRLRLSLDSDSTFPSPPQDGSRKRWRRTSGLPHSVAFLLTMAAAAASSSFLGLGPGSRDPATARRRSRGPRNRKKGWKRWAGPEARLGREIGDFLEDVALQQRATGGLIAEQPDEGLFFLDTGDAEKDRRLNKGREKPLHVDLVLQPDSKVPAPKNILAHQVPNGRKERRRREFWEKKAEKGVLPRAERRLRARLQRGGPPPHKTPEKGRSDPERGFYDIWAADNPLEQALVGQDGWFLQQTKKQRVKRPARLGTKPSQVPAVEVIAAGGSYNPTFEDHQALLLRAHEVEVRRKKAEDKVERQLRIPAGTQLPTAETVFQEQCEGLLEESGDEGDTDGDAVAPAEPQDGPVAAPRREKKTEQQRRREKEARALAAQQRREKAARCRRQQLFRLRSLRQQLRRWDEELLRRRQLRLAKRRAKDVLPRRLGPLKYEEPSLEVQLSDELAESLRTLKPEGSVLRDRFKSLQKRSLIEPRERAKFKRRYRQKYVEKRAFREVTL